Below is a window of Limnochordia bacterium DNA.
GCAGATCCTTTGGGATTAAGGGCTTAATCACTTGGTCAACGATATCCTGCTCTAGCTGTTCCCGACTCACCTCTAGGCTGTGCTGGGCGGAAATAACCACTGTATCGATGCGCACCGGACGGTCATTTTCGTACTGCACCGTTACCTGGGATTTGCCATCGGGACGCAGATAGGGCAACTTGTTAGACTTCCTTACTTGACTTAGCCTTCGGGTCAACTTATGGGCAAGCGAAATGGGCAAAGGCATCAATTCCGGGGTTTCATCGCACGCGTATCCAAACATTAAGCCCTGATCTCCAGCACCACAGTGCTCTAATTCACAATCGTCCTGGGCAAGACTGCGGGCCTCCAAGGCTCGTTCAACCCCCACCGCGATATCCGGTGACTGCTCATCAATCGAGGTCAACACCGCACAAGTATCCGCATCAAACCCATACTTAGCCCGATCGTACCCGATCTCTCGAACCGTATCCCTGGCGATTTTAGGGATATCTACGTAGGAGGAGGTGGTAATCTCCCCCATCACTAACACGAGTCCTGTGGTTACAGCCACCTCACAGGCCACTCTAGCGGCCGGGTCCTTTGCAATGATCTCGTCTAAGACGGCATCAGAGATCTGATCACAGATCTTATCAGGATGTCCTTCGGTCACCGACTCAGAAGTGAATAGGTAGTTCCTTT
It encodes the following:
- the metK gene encoding methionine adenosyltransferase → MTNNKRNYLFTSESVTEGHPDKICDQISDAVLDEIIAKDPAARVACEVAVTTGLVLVMGEITTSSYVDIPKIARDTVREIGYDRAKYGFDADTCAVLTSIDEQSPDIAVGVERALEARSLAQDDCELEHCGAGDQGLMFGYACDETPELMPLPISLAHKLTRRLSQVRKSNKLPYLRPDGKSQVTVQYENDRPVRIDTVVISAQHSLEVSREQLEQDIVDQVIKPLIPKDLLDEQTKYYINPTGRFVVGGPQGDSGLTGRKIIVDTYGGMARHGGGALSGKDPTKVDRCAAYAARYVAKNIVAAGLARRCEIQVAYAIGVMHPVSLMVDSFGTGVIPDEQITDLVRKHFDLRPGAIIRDLDLRRPIYKQIAAYGHFGRTDLDLPWEKTDKAKVLRQQVSTVTRK